From Mycobacterium colombiense CECT 3035:
GTGCATGCCCAGCAGGCCGAGGTGGCCGAATCCCTTGGCCAGTTCGCGGACCGGCAGGTCACCGATTTCGAACCACTCCGCGACGTGCGGCAGGACGTGCTCGGCGCAGAATTCCCGCACGGTGTCGCGCACCGCTAGCTCGTCGCTGGAGAGCGAGGCGTCGAGGCCGAGTGGGTCGTCGCGGTCGAAGGCGGGTGGCGTCTTGGTGCTCATGGGATCAGCCTGCCATCGTCGGGGCCCCGGTCACCACCGCCGGGCCGCCGGAGTGAATGGGCATTCATTCCCGACGAATCTAGGTTCACCGCGGCTGCGCGGTCAAGGAACGCGCGGCGTCCCGGTAGTCTGCCTGCATGCTTAGGCTCCAGCGGCCGGCCTGGCTCGCGGTGGACGTGATCGGCGTGCTGGTGTTCTGCGCCGTGGGGCGCCGCAGCCACGACGAAGGCCTCAATGTCACCGGCATCGCCGTGACGGCGTGGCCGTTTCTCACCGGCACCGTGGTCGGCTGGCTGATTTCCCGCGGGTGGCGGCGGCCGACTGCGGTGGCACCGACCGGGGTCATCGTGTGGTTGTCCACCGTGGTCGTCGGCATGCTGTTGCGCAAGGCGACCTCCGCGGGGGTGGCGGCGAGCTTCGTGGTGGTGGCGACGACGGTCACCGCGCTGTTGTTGCTCGGCTGGCGCGTGGCCGCCGGGCTGGCCCTGCGGCGTCGCTCCGGCGTCTGAGGCGACCATGGCGCAGACGGCCGACGTGGCGGTGACCGCAACCTTCGGAGCGGCCGCGCGGGCCGTGGCCACTCACAAAGGCCTGCTGAGCGACCCGTTCGCCGAGCCGCTGCTGTGCGCCGTCGGGATCGACTACCTCACCCGGGCGATCAAGGATCACGTGTTCGCCGAGGACGACGGGGACGACCCGGCGATGACGGCCTTGATGGACGCGCTGGCGGCGCACACCCGGTTCGTCGACGAATTCCTGGCCGACGCCGGCCGCGCGGGCATCCGGCAGGTGGTGATCCTGGCGTCGGGCCTGGACACCCGGCCGTATCGGCTGTGGTGGCCGCGGGGGACCACCGTCTATGAGATCGATCAACCTCAGGTGCTCGACTTCAAATCCGAAGTGCTGCACGAGCTGGACGCCGAATTGGCGACCCACCGATGCGCGATCGGCGTTGACCTGCAACAGGATTGGCCGGCGGCGCTGCGTCGGGTCGGGTTCGACGCCGCCCAGCCCACGGTCTGGGTCGCCGAGCAGCTGCTCGTCGGGTATCTACCGCCCGACGAGCACAATCAGTTGCTGAACGGCGTCACCGCCTCGAGCGCGCCGGGCAGCCGGTTCACCGCCGATCACATGCCCACCTGGAATCCGTTGCAGCTCGGGGCCGAGCGCGCCTTCGTCGACGGCTGGCGGCAGCGCGGCCTGGACGTCGACCTGGCCAGCCTGACCTATCCCGGCGAATACCACTACGTGCCAGAGTATTTGGCGTCGAATGGCTGGGAGACAGCCGGTCGGAGCATCAACGATCTGCTGGGCGCGATAGGGCTGGGCAGGCGGCGGCGCACCGGGGCCGGCGATTCGGAGTTCATCCCGGAATACGTCACCGCGACACGCGTTTGAGTGTTGGTGATGCCGGAACCTTGCCCGCCGCACGGCCAACTGCGGTTCGTGTCGGCAACTCACGACGACCCGCTGGCGCAACCGCTGCTGGCCGAGCTGGCCGTCGAGTATGCGCAGCGGTACGGCGGCACGCCGAGCACCCACCTGACCTGGCTGCCCGTGCCGCGGGCCGAGTTGGCGCCGCCCGACGGTGGCCTGCTGATCGGCGTGGTGGACGGCGTGCCGGTGACCGGCGGGGCGTTTCGCCGCTACGACGCCGACACCGCGGAGCTCAAGCGGATCTGGACCGACGGCGCCCACCGCCGCCGTGGCTACGCGAGGGCGCTGCTGGCGGAGCTGGAGGCCGAGACGCGGGCGCGCGGGTATCGGCGGCTCTACCTGATCACCGGCAACCGGCAGCCCGAGGCCGAGGCGCTGTACGACGCGACGGGGTATACCCGGATCGAGCCGGACCCGCTGCCGTCGTGGGGTCCGTTCCTGCCGATCGCCTTCGAGAAGTGGCTGATCTGACCGTCTGCTTCGGCCGTCTTCGGCCTTCGCCGGTTGAGTGTGAATCGTCGGCTTTCAGTGTGAATCCTTGGTGGCGACACGCCGACAACGGCCGCCGTAGGTTCACACTCGATACCAAGGTTTCACACTCAAAGGTGTGAATTCACAAGACTTCTCCGGTCACTGGGCCAGCACGATGGCCCGTGCGGTCGCCTCCCGGATGGGGCCGCGCCACACGTCGCCGTGCCCGGGCAGCAAGACCTCGGTGTCCAGCAGGGCCAGCGCGTCCAGGCTGCGCAGCGAATTCTGCTGGCTGTGGCTGAACACCGCCGGCAGCAGCTGCGGCCCGCTGCGGCGCAGCAGCGGGTGCCCGGTGATCAGCGCGTCGCCACTGACCAGCACGCCGTCGACCACGTACGAGCAGTGCCCGCTGGTGTGCCCCGGGGTGAACACCGCGCTGGGGTGGCCCGGCAGGCCGGCGGCGACCTCGGCGGTCAGCGGCCGGGTGGACGGGATGCCGTCGCGGATCAGGCCGCCGCTGCGCAGCACGTGCAACCCCCAGGCCGCCCAGCGCGGCCGCCAAATACGCAGGGCGACATCGAAAACCGACGCCTGTTCCAGGTACTCCCGCTTGGCGTGCCCCACCTCCTCGGCGTGGCAGTACACGTCGGTGCCGTACTCGTTGGCCAGCCAGATCGCCGAGCCCAGGTGGTCGATGTGGGCGTGGGTGAGCAGGACGGCGCGCACGTCGCCGGGGCCGTAGCTCAGTTCCCGCAGCGACGACAGCACGTCCTCGCGGTCGCCGGGATATCCCGCGTCGATCAGCAGCACGCCGGTGCCGTCGACCACCAGCGTCCAGTTAACGGCCTCGCCCTGGGCGAGGTACACCGTGTCGGTCACTTGCACGAGAGTCGGCGCCGATCCCATGCCCGCGAGTGTAGGAGCCGGGCGCGGCGGGTCGCGACCGTCGGCACAGGAGTAGAAAAGACTCGTGGCTGAACTGAAACTCGGATACAAAGCGTCCGCTGAACAATTTGCACCGCGCGAGCTCGTCGAACTCGCTGTCGCCGCCGAAGGGCACGGCATGGACAGCGCAACCGTCAGCGACCACTTCCAGCCGTGGCGGCACGAGGGCGGACACGCCCCGTTCTCGCTCGCCTGGATGACCGCCGTCGGCGAGCGCACCAAGAGGCTGGTGCTGGGCACCTCGGTGCTCACCCCGACCTTCCGCTACAACCCCGCGGTCATCGCGCAGGCGTTCGCCACGATGGGCTGCCTCTACCCCGATCGCATCTTCCTCGGCGTCGGCACCGGCGAGTCGCTCAACGAGATAGCCACCGGCTACGAGGGCGAGTGGCCGGAGTTCAAGGAACGCTACGCCCGGCTGCGCGAATCGGTGCGGCTGATGCGTGAGCTGTGGCTCGGCGACCGCGTCGACTTCGAGGGCGAGTACTACCACACCAAGGGCGCCTCCATCTACGACGTTCCGGAGGGCGGCATCCCGATCTACATCGCCGCGGGCGGCCCGCAGGTGGCCAAGTACGCGGGGCGGGCCGGCGACGGCTTCATCTGTACCTCGGGCAAGGGCGAGGAGCTGTACAAGGACAAGCTGATGCCCGCCATGAAGGAGGGCGCCGAGGCGGCCGGAAAGAACCCCGACGACATCGACCGGATGATCGAAATCAAGATCTCCTATGACACCGACCCGGACAAGGCGCTGGAGAACACCCGGTTCTGGGCGCCGCTGTCGCTGACGGCCGAGCAGAAGACCAGCATCCACGACCCGCTGGAGATGGAGAAGGCCGCCGATGAGCTGCCCATCGAGCAGGTCGCCAAGCGCTGGATCGTGGCATCCGACCCCGACGAGGCGGTCGAAAAGGTCGGCCAGTACGTCAAGTGGGGCCTCAACCACCTGGTGTTCCACGCGCCCGGCCACGACCAACGCCGGTTCCTGGAGCTGTTCGAGAAGGACCTGGCGCCGCGGCTGCGGCGGCTGGCCTGAGGGGCGGCCGAATGGTCTCCGGCGCTGTGTCAGTTCAGTGACAGCGATCTACATCGCCGCCCCCGAGCCGGAGACCGGCAAGTCGACCATTGCGCTCGGGCTGCTGCACCGGTTGACCGCGACGGTCGCGAAAGTCGGTGTGTTCCGGCCCATTACGCGCTCAGACGGCGACGAGCGCGACTACATCCTGGAACTGCTGCTGACGCGGACCACCGCGGGCCTGTCCTACGAGCAGTGCGTCGGCGTCACCTACCAGCAGCTGCACGCCGACGGTGACGCCGCCCTGGCCGCCGTCGTGGACGCCTATCACGCGGTGGCCGAGGCATGCGACGTCGTGGTGATCGTGGGCAGCGACTACACCGACGTGGCACGGCCGGCGGAACTTTCCACCAACGCGCGCATCGCGGTCAACCTCGGTGCGCCCCTGCTGCTGACGGTCAGCGGCAAGGGGCGCACGGCCGCCGAGATCGCCGGCGTCATCGACGTCTGCCTGGCCGAGCTGGACGCCCAGCACGCCCACACCGCGGCGGTGGTGGCCAACCGCTGTGATCCGGACAGGCTGACCGACATCGCCGCGGCCCTGCGCAATTTCGCGCAGCGCAGCTACGTGCTGCCCGAGGAACCGCTGCTGTCGGCTCCGACGGTGGCCGAACTGGAAAAGGCGGTCGGTGGAACGCCGGTCAGCGGCGAGGAGTCGCTGCGCGAACGCGAGGTCACCGGCGTGCTGGTCGCCGGGATGACCGCCGACCACGTCCTGGAGCGGCTGCGTGACGGCATCGCGGTCATCACCCCCGGGGACCGCTCGGACGTGGTGCTCGCCGTCGCCAGTGCCCATGCCGCGGAAGGTTTTCCGTCGCTGTCGTGCATCGTGCTCAACGGCGGTTTCACGCTGCACCCGTCCATCGCCGCCCTGGTCGCGGGGCTTCGGTTGCGGCTACCGATCGTCGCCACCGCACTGGGCACCTACGACACCGCCAGCGCGGCGGCGTCGGCGCGGGGCAGGGTCACCGCGACGTCGCAGCGCAAGATCGACACCGCGCTGGAGCTGATGGACCGCCGCGTCGACATCACCGATCTGCTTGCGCAGCTCGCCCTTCCGATCCCGACCGTCGTCACGCCGCAGATGTTCATTCACCAGCTGACGCTGCAGGCCCGTTCGGATCGTAAGCACATCGTGCTTCCCGAAGGCGACGACGACCGGATCCTGCGGTCCGCCGGTCGGGTGCTGCAGCGCCGCATCGCCGACCTGACCATCCTGGGTGACGAGGCCCGAATCCGCCAGCGCGCGGGCGAACTCGGCGTGGACCTCGGTGATGCCACGGTGATCGACCCACGTGAAAGCAGGCTGCGCGACGAGTTCGCCGACCAGTACGCCGAGTTGCGCAAGGCCAAGGGCGTCACCGTCGAGCAGGCCCGCGAGGTCATGCGCGACAGCACCTATTTCGGCACCATGCTGGTGCACAACTGCTACGTCGACGGCATGGTGTCCGGCGCCGCGCACACCACCGCCCACACCGTCCGTCCCGCGTTCGAGATCATCAAGACGGTCCCCGACGTCTCGACGGTGTCCAGCATCTTCCTGATGTGCCTGCCGGATCGTGTGCTCGCGTACGGCGATTGCGCGATCATCCCGAACCCGACACCCGAGCAGCTGGCGGACATCGCGATCTCGTCGGCGCGCACCGCGGCGCGGTTCGGCATCGAACCGCGGGTGGCGATGCTGTCCTACTCGACCGGCGACTCGGGCACCGGCGCCGACGTCGACAAGGTAAGGGCGGCAACCGGATTGGTGCGCACGCGCGACCCCGACCTGCCGGTCGAGGGCCCCATCCAGTACGACGCGGCGATTGAACCGTCGGTAGCGGCCACCAAACTGCGCGACTCGCCGGTGGCCGGCCGCGCCACCGTGCTGATCTTCCCCGACCTCAACACCGGCAACAACACCTACAAGGCGGTGCAGCGCAGCGCCGGCGCACTCGCCATCGGGCCCGTGCTGCAGGGCCTGCGCAAGCCGGTGAACGACCTGTCCAGGGGCGCGCTGGTCGAGGACATCGTCAACACCGTGGCCATCACGGCGATCCAGGCGCAGGGGCAGCCATGACCGGCGGTGGCGACGCGCGCCTGGTGTTGGTGATCAACTCCGGCTCGTCATCCCTGAAATATCAAGTGGTCGAACCGGATTCGGGTGAAGCACGGGCGACGGGCCTCGTCGAGCGGATCGGGGAGGAGGCCTCGTCGGTGCCCGACCACGACGCCGCGCTGCGCCGCGCGTTCGACACGCTGGCCGGCGACGGCATCGACCTGAAGGCCAGCGGCATCGTTGCCGTGGGCCATCGGGTGGTGCACGGCGGCAACACCTTCCACCGGCCCACGCTGCTGGACGACGCGGTGATCGGCAAGCTCGACGAGCTGTCGGAGCTGGCCCCGCTGCACAATCCGCCGGCCCTCAAGGGCATCGAGGTCGCGCGCAAACTGCTGCCCGACATCGCCCACATCGCGGTGTTCGACACCGGCTTCTTTCACGACCTGCCTCCCGCGGCGGCCACCTACGCCATCGATCGCGACCTGGCGCAGCGGTATCAGATCCGCCGGTACGGGTTTCACGGGACGTCACACCGGTACGTCAGCGAGCAGGCCGCAGCGTTTCTGGACCGATCGGTCGGCGACCTGAAACAAATTGTGCTGCATCTGGGTAACGGTTGCTCCGCTTCGGCCATCGCCGGAACCCGGCCGCTGGACACCTCCATGGGCCTGACGCCCCTGGAGGGTCTGGTGATGGGCACGCGCAGCGGCGACATCGACCCCAGCGTCGTCGCCTACCTCGCGCACACGGCCGGGCTGGGGGTCGACGACGTCGAGTCGATGCTCAACCAGCGCTCGGGCGTGTTGGGCCTGTCCGGTGAGCGTGACTTCCGCCGGCTGCGGACGATGATCGAATCCGGTGACGAAGCGGCGCAATTGGCGTACAGCGTGTTCACCCATCGGCTGCGCAAGTACATCGGGGCCTACCTGGCGGTGCTGGGCCACACCGATGTCATCAGCTTCACCGCGGGGATCGGCGAGAACGACCCGGCGGTGCGCCGCGACGCGGTGTCCGGCATGGAGGAGCTGGGCATCGTGCTCGATCAGCGCCGCAACCTGGGCGGCGGCAAGGGCGCACGCCAGATCTCCGCCGACGATTCACCGGTCGCCGTGCTGGTGGTCCCGACGAACGAAGAACTGGCCATCGCCCGCGACTGCGTGAACGTGCTAGCCGGATAGGAAGCCGAGGGTGTTGCGGCCGGCGCCGACCGACGGCGCGGGA
This genomic window contains:
- a CDS encoding DUF3054 domain-containing protein, translating into MLRLQRPAWLAVDVIGVLVFCAVGRRSHDEGLNVTGIAVTAWPFLTGTVVGWLISRGWRRPTAVAPTGVIVWLSTVVVGMLLRKATSAGVAASFVVVATTVTALLLLGWRVAAGLALRRRSGV
- the pta gene encoding phosphate acetyltransferase — encoded protein: MTAIYIAAPEPETGKSTIALGLLHRLTATVAKVGVFRPITRSDGDERDYILELLLTRTTAGLSYEQCVGVTYQQLHADGDAALAAVVDAYHAVAEACDVVVIVGSDYTDVARPAELSTNARIAVNLGAPLLLTVSGKGRTAAEIAGVIDVCLAELDAQHAHTAAVVANRCDPDRLTDIAAALRNFAQRSYVLPEEPLLSAPTVAELEKAVGGTPVSGEESLREREVTGVLVAGMTADHVLERLRDGIAVITPGDRSDVVLAVASAHAAEGFPSLSCIVLNGGFTLHPSIAALVAGLRLRLPIVATALGTYDTASAAASARGRVTATSQRKIDTALELMDRRVDITDLLAQLALPIPTVVTPQMFIHQLTLQARSDRKHIVLPEGDDDRILRSAGRVLQRRIADLTILGDEARIRQRAGELGVDLGDATVIDPRESRLRDEFADQYAELRKAKGVTVEQAREVMRDSTYFGTMLVHNCYVDGMVSGAAHTTAHTVRPAFEIIKTVPDVSTVSSIFLMCLPDRVLAYGDCAIIPNPTPEQLADIAISSARTAARFGIEPRVAMLSYSTGDSGTGADVDKVRAATGLVRTRDPDLPVEGPIQYDAAIEPSVAATKLRDSPVAGRATVLIFPDLNTGNNTYKAVQRSAGALAIGPVLQGLRKPVNDLSRGALVEDIVNTVAITAIQAQGQP
- a CDS encoding MBL fold metallo-hydrolase; translated protein: MGSAPTLVQVTDTVYLAQGEAVNWTLVVDGTGVLLIDAGYPGDREDVLSSLRELSYGPGDVRAVLLTHAHIDHLGSAIWLANEYGTDVYCHAEEVGHAKREYLEQASVFDVALRIWRPRWAAWGLHVLRSGGLIRDGIPSTRPLTAEVAAGLPGHPSAVFTPGHTSGHCSYVVDGVLVSGDALITGHPLLRRSGPQLLPAVFSHSQQNSLRSLDALALLDTEVLLPGHGDVWRGPIREATARAIVLAQ
- the fgd gene encoding glucose-6-phosphate dehydrogenase (coenzyme-F420), with amino-acid sequence MAELKLGYKASAEQFAPRELVELAVAAEGHGMDSATVSDHFQPWRHEGGHAPFSLAWMTAVGERTKRLVLGTSVLTPTFRYNPAVIAQAFATMGCLYPDRIFLGVGTGESLNEIATGYEGEWPEFKERYARLRESVRLMRELWLGDRVDFEGEYYHTKGASIYDVPEGGIPIYIAAGGPQVAKYAGRAGDGFICTSGKGEELYKDKLMPAMKEGAEAAGKNPDDIDRMIEIKISYDTDPDKALENTRFWAPLSLTAEQKTSIHDPLEMEKAADELPIEQVAKRWIVASDPDEAVEKVGQYVKWGLNHLVFHAPGHDQRRFLELFEKDLAPRLRRLA
- a CDS encoding SAM-dependent methyltransferase, with protein sequence MAQTADVAVTATFGAAARAVATHKGLLSDPFAEPLLCAVGIDYLTRAIKDHVFAEDDGDDPAMTALMDALAAHTRFVDEFLADAGRAGIRQVVILASGLDTRPYRLWWPRGTTVYEIDQPQVLDFKSEVLHELDAELATHRCAIGVDLQQDWPAALRRVGFDAAQPTVWVAEQLLVGYLPPDEHNQLLNGVTASSAPGSRFTADHMPTWNPLQLGAERAFVDGWRQRGLDVDLASLTYPGEYHYVPEYLASNGWETAGRSINDLLGAIGLGRRRRTGAGDSEFIPEYVTATRV
- a CDS encoding GNAT family N-acetyltransferase, whose translation is MMPEPCPPHGQLRFVSATHDDPLAQPLLAELAVEYAQRYGGTPSTHLTWLPVPRAELAPPDGGLLIGVVDGVPVTGGAFRRYDADTAELKRIWTDGAHRRRGYARALLAELEAETRARGYRRLYLITGNRQPEAEALYDATGYTRIEPDPLPSWGPFLPIAFEKWLI
- a CDS encoding acetate kinase — protein: MTGGGDARLVLVINSGSSSLKYQVVEPDSGEARATGLVERIGEEASSVPDHDAALRRAFDTLAGDGIDLKASGIVAVGHRVVHGGNTFHRPTLLDDAVIGKLDELSELAPLHNPPALKGIEVARKLLPDIAHIAVFDTGFFHDLPPAAATYAIDRDLAQRYQIRRYGFHGTSHRYVSEQAAAFLDRSVGDLKQIVLHLGNGCSASAIAGTRPLDTSMGLTPLEGLVMGTRSGDIDPSVVAYLAHTAGLGVDDVESMLNQRSGVLGLSGERDFRRLRTMIESGDEAAQLAYSVFTHRLRKYIGAYLAVLGHTDVISFTAGIGENDPAVRRDAVSGMEELGIVLDQRRNLGGGKGARQISADDSPVAVLVVPTNEELAIARDCVNVLAG